The Girardinichthys multiradiatus isolate DD_20200921_A chromosome Y, DD_fGirMul_XY1, whole genome shotgun sequence genome has a window encoding:
- the LOC124864682 gene encoding calcium-binding protein 5-like, producing the protein MSVKQPCIFLRGGGGKKRQTRNLTQDELEELREAFIEFDKDKDGFITCKDLGNLMRTMGYMPTEMELIELSQNINMNLGGRVNFEDFVELMTPKLLDETAGMIGLKELRDAFREFDIDGDGAITSEELRFAMIKLLGEQTSKKEIDEVVKDVDNNGDGKVDFEEFVKMMSKN; encoded by the exons ATGAGTGTAAAGCAGCCCTGCATCTTtctcagaggaggaggaggaaagaaGAGACAA ACAAGAAATCTTACTCAGGATGAGCTCGAAG AGCTACGTGAAGCCTTTATAGAGTTTGATAAAGACAAGGATGGCTTTATCACCTGCAAAGACTTGGGGAACCTGATGAGAACCATGGGCTACATGCCGACTGAAATGGAGCTGATCGAACTGAGCCAAAACATTAACATGAACT TGGGGGGACGGGTAAACTTTGAAGATTTTGTGGAACTGATGACCCCCAAGCTTCTGGATGAAACCGCCGGGATGATCGGGTTAAAAGAACTCAGAGATGCTTTCAGAGAG tttgatATAGATGGTGACGGAGCTATCACATCTGAAGAGCTGAGATTTGCTATGATAAAGCTATTAGGTGAACAGACGAGCAAGAAAGAAATAGATGAAGTGGTCAAAGATGTAGACAACAATGGAGATGGAAAAGTTGACTTTGAGG AGTTTGTGAAAATGATGTCGAAGAATTGA
- the LOC124864981 gene encoding aspartate beta-hydroxylase domain-containing protein 2-like: MHWSINTLPLPEYVELGVRSLSGLLWTLLFLFLWHCYRIGTDLPIPGHAVNSKSSSRRSMISRSGVCIGTNCSARSKLSRSEQLAPFISMETAKNEEQGQGYLTPVLSHTLFPAQASAEAKKLYAALQEYAKRYSWVGMGRIHKGLREQVRLNDLSTIQKPHLFFLPDVPSVPFFPRDAHRHDIEVLEANYPAILAEFQAVYQRGIDSKLGWTSLNPKSQAVFPLYSAGVCVAKNCRSCPSTYRTLLSLRTFINSNSLGSAGFWLLGPGAILGSSYGPTNTRLRCHLGLKTPPLCELVVGGEPQCWSEGHCLLLDDSFLHIISHKGPSESGPRVILNVDLWHPNVAAAERQALDFMFTPDL, encoded by the exons ATGCACTGGTCAATAAACACACTGCCTTTGCCTGAGTATGTTGAGCTTGGTGTCCGTTCACTGAGTGGCCTTCTGTGGACTCtgctatttttgtttctgtggcACTGCTACAGGATTGGTACTGACCTTCCAATCCCAGGCCATGCTGTAAATTCAAAATCGAGCTCAAGGCGGTCCATGATTTCCCGTAGTGGTGTGTGTATAGGAACAAACTGCAGTGCCCGGTCCAAGTTGTCCAGAAGCGAACAACTTGCTCCCTTCATTTCTATGGAAACAGCGAAGAATGAGGAGCAGGGACAGGGCTACCTCACCCCAGTGCTGAGTCATACCTTGTTCCCTGCCCAGGCATCTGCAGAAGCCAAGAAGCTGTATGCAGCACTGCAAGAGTATGCCAAGCGTTACAGCTGGGTGGGCATGGGCCGCATTCATAAAGGCCTTCGTGAGCAG GTCAGACTGAACGATCTCTCCACCATACAGAAGCCACATCTCTTCTTCCTGCCAGATGTCCCAAGTGTTCCTTTTTTCCCACGTGATGCTCATCGACATGATATTGAGGTCTTGGAAGCTAACTACCCTGCTATCTTGGCTGAATTCCAGGCTGTTTACCAAAGAGGCATCGATTCCAAATTGGGCTGGACCTCTCTGAACCCAAAG agccAGGCTGTGTTTCCCCTGTACAGTGCAGGTGTCTGTGTGGCAAAAAACTGCCGCTCCTGTCCCTCCACATACCGCACGCTTCTTTCTCTGCGTACATTCATAAACAGCAACTCGCTGGGATCTGCGGGATTTTGGCTGCTGGGCCCCGGAGCTATACTGGGGAGCTCCTATGGACCAACAAACACACGCCTTCGCTGTCACCTTG GTTTGAAGACTCCCCCTTTGTGTGAGTTGGTGGTTGGAGGGGAGCCTCAGTGTTGGTCAGAGGGGCACTGCCTGCTTCTTGATGATTCATTCCTTCACATCATCTCTCACAAAG gTCCTTCAGAGTCTGGACCCAGAGTCATTTTAAACGTAGACCTATGGCATCCAAATGTGGCTGCAGCGGAGAGACAAGCTTTGGACTTCATGTTCACCCCCGACCTCTGA